The genomic DNA AGGGCGATCAGCACGCCCTTGCTTGACTCGCGGGACCGCGCGTCGCAGTCGACCAGCGGGACGTGCGGGTCGAGGTCGAGCGCTTCGCGTACTTCTGCGCTGGTGTAGGGCGGGCCGCCGAAGTCGTTGCGGGCGACGATGAACGGCGTGCCGTGGTGCTCCAGCCGGTCGATGGCGTACCAGGAGTCGGCGAGCCTGCGGTGGTCGACGAGGACGATCGCGCCGAGGGTGCCGGAGAACAGCCGGTCCCAGAGGAACCAGAAGCGTTCCTGTCCGGGTGCTCCGAAGAGGTAGAGCACGGTGCGCTCGTCCAGGCTGATCCGCCCGAAGTCGAAGGCGACCGTGGTGGCGGTCTTGCCGGGTACGGCGCTGCGGTCGTCGATGCCGCGGCCGGCGAGGGTCATCGTCTCCTCGGTGTTCAGCGGCCGGATGTCGCTGACGGAGCGGACCATGGTGGTCTTGCCGACGCCGAAGCCGCCGACGATGACGATCTTCAGCCCGTTGTCCGCGGTACGGGCCAGGGGGGCGCGCTCGGTCGCGCCGCCCGGCGCGGGGGTCGCGCGGGGGTCAGAGGTGGCGGAGTCCAACGAGCACCTTCTCCAGAGTCTCGGGATCGGCGAACCGGACGCCGCCCGGTGTGCGCGGGGGCGCGTACCGCGGGTGGCGGGCGGTGATCCGGCCGGCGGCCAGCAGGTCGGACAGCAGGATCTTGGTGATGCCGACGGGCAGTCCGAGGTCGGCGGACAGTTCCACCACGGCGGTCGGGGTGCGGCAGATGCGCAGGATCGCGGCGTGCTCCGACTGCATGCCCGGCGCCGGCTCGTCCTCGGCGACCACCAGGGTGACGAGGTCGAACTCGTCGCTGGCGGGCCGGCTGCGCCCTCCTGTCAGGGTGTACAGCCGGTCCGGGTCGTCGTCCCGGCCGGGGCGGGTCATTCCGCCGCGACCCCCTCGGCCGCGGGTACGGGCCCGCGGGCGGGGGCGCTGAGGTGGTCGCCGAGCTGTTCGACGAGTTCCAGCATGTTGTGTCCGACGAGCCCGGGGTCGGCCGTCTCGGCGGCGATGACGGCGACGTGGCTGCCGGAGCCGGCTTCGGCGATGAAGAGGATGCCGCCGTAGAACTCGGTCATCGACTGCCGTACGCCGCCGCTGCCGTCGCCGAACTCGACGGAGGCGCCGTGCGACAGGCTCTGGATGCCGGCGGAGATGGCGGCGAGCTGGTCGGCGCGGTCCTCGGAGAGTTCGGGCGTGTGGCAGAGCTTGAGCCCGTCGCGGGAGAGGACGAGGGCGTGCCTGGCGCCGGGCGTGCGCTCCAGCAACCCCTCCAGCAGCCAGGTCAGCCCGGTGGCCTCGGCGGGAGATTGGGTCATCGGTCGTCCTCCGAAGGTGAAGCGGCATTGCGTGCGGGGGGTGCGGTGGAGGGGCCGTCGCCGGGCGCGGCGGGTTCCTCGCGTTCCGCGGGTCGGTCTGCTGGTGCGGGGGCTTCGGCGCGTGCGCCGTCGTCCTGCCGTACGTCGTCTGCGTCCCGTTCGGCGTCTGGGGCCGCTGCGGCGCCTGCGGCCGGTGCGTCGCCGGCCCGGCCGGTGTCGCGCTTGCGGCCGTTGACGGCGGCGACCATGGCGCCGCCCGCCGTGCTGGTGCCGCCCTCGCCGTCCGCGCCGCGCTCCTGGCCGGTCACCGCACGCCGGAAGGCGCCGAACCGGGCGGCGGAGCCGGCGGGTTCGCGCCGGCGCTGGGATCCGGTGTCGTCACCGGCGGCACCCTGGCCGCCGGTACCCGTGTCCGTGCCCGTACCGGCGGCCTCGCCCGGCGTGCCGCCGTCCGGCACTCCGCCGGGGTGTGCGCCCGCCAGCGTGCGCCCGCGGCGCCGCCGCGGCAGCGCGGCCAGCGCGAACGGGTCGTGCCCGCCGTCGCCCGCCCGCTCGTCGGCGTCCTCGCCGGCGGCGACGTCCCGCTGCCGGGGCAGCGGGAGCGGCGTGCTGCCGGTGTCCTCGGTGGGCATGGGCAGGGCCGGTGTGCGTACGGGTTCGCCGGGCCGGGCGCGGGAGATCAGCTCCTGCGGGATCATCAGCACGACGCCCGTGCCGCCGATGGCGGAGGGGCGGAACGAGACGGTCAGCCCGTGCTTCTGCGCGAGGTGCCCGACGACGGGCAGGCCGAGCCGGGTGCCGGTGAGCGTGGACAGGTCGGTGGCGGTGCCGGCGACGGCGCGCTCGGCGCGGCGCTGCGCGGCCTCGCTCATCATCAGGCCGCTGTCCTCGATGGTGACGACGGCGCCGGCGGGCACCTCCGAGACGTAGACGTGCACCTCGGTGGTGGGGGGCGAGAAGTTGCAGGCGTTGTCGAGGAGTTCGGCGAGGGCGTGCATGACGCCCTCGGCGGCGTGTCCTGCGACAGCCACTTCGGAGACGGCCCGCAGCCGCACGCGCTGGTAGCCGGCGATCCGGCCCATGGCGCCGCGCAGGATGGACTCCATGGTGATCGGCTTCGCCCAGCGGCGGCCGGTGCGGGCGCCGCTGAGCACGGCGATGCTGTCGGCGACGCGGCCGGCCTGCGCGGTGCGGTGGTCGAGGTGGAGGAGGTCGCCGAGGACGTCGGCGTCGCCGTGGCGGTGCTCCATCTCGCGCAGGTCGGCGAGCATGCTGGTGGTGATGGCCTGCATCCGTCCTGCGGCGTTGGCGCAGGAGGCCATGGCGGCGGCGCGGCGGTTCTCGCTGCGCCGCGCTTCTTCGGCGACCTGCTGTACGGCGCGCCGGTACGCCTGGTTGTCCAACTGCGGGGCGGCGGCGAGTGCTTCGTCGACAGGCGCGCCGGCGGCGATCTTCCGCAATACCTCGGGTACGACGCGGTCGGCGAAGGCGGCGGCGGCGCCGGCCGCGGCGGCGGCGCGTTCGTCGGCGCGGGCGGCCTTGGCGCGGTAGCCGGCCGCGGCGGCGACGGCTATGCACAGCAGGACGGCGGCGGCGCAACCGGCGTAGACGATGTGCCGGGTGTGGTCCTCGGGTCCTGCGAGCGCCGCGGCCAGTACCGCGACGGCGGTCGCGGGCACCGTGACGAAGAGGGCCGGCAGTGGTGCGGGGAGTCGGGAACGCGAGGCCCGGGGCGGGGCTGCATCCTGGTGCGCGGTCATCGACGGGCTCCTCCGGGCAGGTGGCCTGTCCCAGGTCGGGTGTGTGCGCCGGGCTGAGCAACGTGCTCGCAGGTGCTCAAGTCGCCGACACTATAGGGAGTTTCCTCACCACACCAGCACACTCAGAGGACCGTTTGCAGCACACCTGTGACAAGAGATGTCTGCCCTGGTCCGCTCCGGTCAGGGCGGCTTCCGGAGGTCCCGCCGCGGCGATCGTGACGGCCCTGTCACCGCCGGTCGGCTAGAACGTAGGACGCCCAAGATCGCCCGTACGCCCCCTGCGGCAACGGCGTCCAACTGCTCAACGGCCCTGGTCAGCATGCCTTTGCGGCGTCACCACGCTGTAACCGCGCGCTTGTTACAACGTTTGAGCAAGATCGCTGATCAAGCAGCCACGCGGCGCCACCACCTTGCCGTACGACGGCCGCTCAGCGCTCCGGACCCTCCACCCGACGGGAGACCCTACGGATGACCCGTTTACCCCGTACGTACGCCACGTTCATGCTCTGCGGAGTCACGGTCGCCGCACTCACCGCGGCGGCCCCGGCCCCCGGCGCCGCCGCCCGGCCCGCCGCCGGCTCCGGCCCGGCCTCTGACGGCGCAGCCGCCGACGGCACCGACGCCGCCCCCGGCTCCGCCGCCCCCGGCGCAGCCGCCGACCAGGCCGCCGCCGTCGACGGCGAGGACCCGCCCGGGCTCGACGTGCTCAAGCGCGGCCAGGGCATGGCCCCCGGCCTCCTCTTCCTCACCCCCCAGGGCCGCCACGAGACGCCCCGCGGCCCCCAGATCGTCGACGACCGCGGCCGCCCGGTCTGGTACCACCGGATCCCCGCCGGCTTCGTCGCCGCCGACTTCCAGGTCCAGGAGTACCGCGGCAAGAAGGTGCTCACCTGGTGGGAAGGCGAAAGCTCCCCCACCGGCACGGGCTCGGGCACCGGATATATCGCCGACGAGAACTACGACATCATCGCCACCGTCAAGACTCCCGACGCGGGCGAGCGCACCGACTTCCACGAGTTCCGCCTCACCCCCGACGGCACGGCCCTGATCCTCAGCTACCGCGACGAGCCGTACGACCTCACCCCCGTCGGCGGACCCGAAGACGGTCAGGTCCTCGACTACGTCGTGCAGGAGATCGACATCGCCACCGGCGAAAAGGTCATGGACTGGCACAGCCTCGACCACATCCCGATCACCGACTCCGACCGCCGCTTCGACCCCGGCATGCCAGGCCCTTTTCCGTACATGCACCTCAACGCCGTCAGCCTCGACCACGACGGCAACCTCCTCTTCTCCGGCCGCGAGACCAGCACCATCTACAAGGTCGACCGCGAGACCGGCGAGGTCATCTGGCGGCTCGGCGGCAAGCGCAGCGACTTCCGCCTCGGCGCCGGCGCCCGCACCATCGGCCAGCACAACATCGAGCCCGCCGGCGAGAACACGTACCGCGTCTTCGACAACCAGAACATGGGCAGCCCCGGCTACGAGTCGCGGGTGGCGTGGCTGCGTATCGACGAGCAGCAGATGACCGCCGAGCTCGTACGCCAGCAGGTCCACCCGGACCGGCTGACGACCGGACTGGAGGGCAACAGCCAGGCGCTGCCCAACGGCAACACCTTCGTGAGCTGGGGCTCCCCTTCCGGCCGCATCTCCGAGTTCTCGCCCTCCGGCCAACTGGTCTTCGACAGCACGCTGCCGGAGGACATCAGCAGTTACCGCGGCTATCGCGCCCCCTGGAAGAGCACCCCCGACACCGCCCCCGAGGCCGAGGTGAACGACGCGGTCACCGCCGTCGACGCCGTGTGGAACGGCGCGACGGAGGTCGAGGGCTGGCGGGTACTCGGCGGCGAGACGCAGTCGCGGCTGCGCCCCGTGGCGCGCGCCGGGTGGAAGGGGCTCGACACCGAAGTGCAACTGCCGCCCGAGGCCCGCGACATCGACTACGTGAAGGTCCAGGCGCTCGACGCGCGCGGCCGGGTCCTCGGGTCCTCGCCGGTCGAGGCCGTGGAGCCCGCCGCATCCCCCCACCACTGACAGAAGGCCGCCGACGCCTCGCACAGTCAGGAGAAGAACACGATGTCCGAAGCGCGGATCGTGGCTGTCACGTTCCGGACCCCACCGCTGGTCAAGATGGAAGAGTTCGCCAACCTCGTCGCCGCGGAACCCGGAGGCGACACGGTCGCCCAGGTCATCCGGAACTCGGCGATCACCACCAAGGGCATGGCCGTGAACGCCCTGCTGGAAGACCCCCGCCGCTGGACCACGCGCCGGCGGATGGACCGCAGCCTCGCCGAGGCCCGCCACCTCGGCCGCACCACCGTCATCGCGGCGCTCGCCGAGGCCGGCCTGCGCCCGGAGGACGTGGGGCTGTTCGCCACCGTCACCACGACCACCCACTCCGCCCCCGGCCTCGACGCCCTCGCCCCGGAACTCGGGCTGCGCCCGGACGTCGAGACGCTGTCCCTCGGCCCGATGGGCTGCTATGCGGCCGTGCCGGCGGTGTCCGCGTGCGCGCACTGGGTCGCGGCCAAGCGGCGCCCGGCGGTACTGCTCGCGGTCGACCTCTTCTCGCCGCACGTGCAGCCGCCCCCGTACGACAAGGAACAGGCCGTCGTCCTCACGCTGTTCGGCGACGGCGCCGCGGCGGTGGTGCTGCTGCCGCCGGAGGCGGGTGAGCCCGGCGGCGTCGAGGTCGTCGACTCCGAACAGCTCACCGCGCCGGCCTACGCGGACGACCTCCAGGTGCACATGGGCGACAACGGGCTGCGTATCAGGCTCAAGCCGTCCATGCCGGACGTCGTCGCGGGCTCCGTCGCGATTCCGGCGCGGGCGCTGCTCGCCAGGCACGGGGTCCGCTGGTCCGACGTCGCGTGGTGGGCCGTCCACCCGGGCGGCCGGCGCATCCTCGACCGGGTCGACGAGGCGCTGGGCCTGCCGGAGCGGTCGATGGCCACGGCGCGGGAGGTGATGCGGGAGTACGGCAACACCGCGGCCCCGGCGGTGCTGGCGGTGCTGCGCCGGCTGCAGACGACGCGGCCGCTGGCGGCGGGTGAGCACGGGGTGGTGCTGGCGTGCGGCCCGGGAGCGACGGTCTGGGCGCTGCTGCTGCGCGGCGCGTAGGGACAACGTAGGACGTCGGAAACCGAAAGGAGAAGGTGATGCTGGAAGTCATCGGCGCGGGAGTCGGCCGTACGGGAACGCTGTCGCTCAAGACGGCGCTGGAACGGCTGGGCTTCGGCCCGTGTCACCACATGCTGGGCCTCTTCGAGGACCCGGAGCAGATCCCGATGTGGGAGGCGGCGTCGCGCGGCGAGTCCGTGGCCTGGCACCAGGTGTACGCACGGTACGGCTCGACGGTGGACTGGCCGGGCGCCCGCTTCTGGCGGGAGATAGCGGGGGCGTTCCCCGAGGCGAAGGTGGTGCTGACGGTACGGGACCCGGAGAGCTGGTACGCGAGCGCGGCGAGCAGCATCTACGCCACGGCGGTGGCCCCGCCCCCGCCGGACGTGGGCGAGGGCTTCGTACGGCTTCGGGACATGTCGCTTGAGGTGATCTGGGACGGCGTGTTCGACGGCCGGTTCACGGAGAAGGAGCACGCGCTGAAGGTCTTCGCGGAGCACGAGGCGGCGGTGCGGGAGGAGATACCCGCGGACCGGTTGCTGGTGTTCCGGGTGAGCGAGGGCTGGGAGCCGCTGTGCGACTTCCTGGGAGTGCCGGTGCCGGACGAACCGTTCCCGAGGAGCAACGAGCGGGGCAGGTTCGTGGACGAGGTGAGGGAGCGCAGCGGGGCGGCAGGCGGGGGAGACGCCGCGGGGTGAGACGGAACGGCGGGACGCGGCGGGGGTGATACTCCTCCGATCACCGCGACGCGACCGCGGCGGCAGGGGCCCGGAGGGCATTGCTCTTCGGGCCTCTGCCGGTTTGGGGGGAGGGCGGGGCTGCCGGGGGGTACGGGGGGCGGGCAAGTCGGGGGGAGGGGACGGCGGAGCGGGACCGGGGGGCCGGGGGCGGGAGACCCGGGGGCTGGGGGGACCCGGGGGCTGGGGGAACCCGGGGGCGGCGGCAGAGCCCGAGCCCGGTGGCGGCGGAGCCGTGGGACGGCGGAGCCCGAGCCGGGGGCGGGAGAGTAGGGGGGCGGGCCGGAGCCGGGCGGGCGAGCCGGCGGCGGGGCGGCGCCCAGAGCGGGGCCGGAGTCGGGGGGCGGAGCCGGGGGGCGGAGTCGGCCGACCGCTGCCGCCGAGGGAGCCGCGGACGTGGGCCGGCCCACCGGGCCGGGGCGCTGCCCGATCACGGATTGCCCCAGGTAGGCGGGGGGCCGGAGTCGGGGCGTGTGTTCTCGTATTCGAGCCGCACGGACGGGGGTTTGGAGCATTGGGCCCCCCTCGGACGGAGACCGGCTCGCACGACAACCGAGGTCCGGCCCAGCGGCGATGATCCGAATCAATCGGCGACAGGCCCTCGCCCAGCCGGAACCGAGCCAGAAGCCGGGACCGCGATGACCGGATCGCCCGATGGCGCCACCCGGACGGAGATTCGGGGCCGTAACTCGCGGTAACCCACCCCAAAATCATCCCAAATCGCCCACCAGACCAGACTTTCGCCCACCCGCGCGCACCCACTGGGCCCAGGCAGTCCCGAGCGAATGCAACCGAGAGAAACTCGCAGCAACACCTCCACCGAACCAGGACAAATCACCCCCACGGGCTGACTTTCGCCCATCGACGCACACCCCGCCGCCCGCAGGCCCGGCAGCCGCCGTTGGCGGCTCCCGGGCGGAGGGATTGGGTCGTAACTCGCGGTAGCACCCCCGGATCCGGCCCGAATCGGGCCCCGGAACCCGACTTTCGCTCAGTGGCACGCACGCACCGCCACCCCGACGCCGCTCCCCGAAGCGGATCTCCCCCACGGACGCGGGTCACGCCAGCCCCGTACGACGCTGCCCACCTGCGGATGGCCCGGGCCCGCCCCCGTGCAATGCTCCAATGCCTCAGCCCCGTACTCCGCCCACCCCGCGAACCACCCCCGGCCTCGACCCCGTAGTCCGCCCAGCCCCGCGAACACCCCCCGGCCCGGGCCCCGCACGCCCCGAGGACACCGCAACGGCCCTGCCCCGGCCCGGGGTTCCGCTCCCTGCCCGCCGGGCGCATCAGCGACGGAGCGCAGCCGTCTCCGGCTCCCGCCCCCGTCCAGCGGGGACTTCGGCGACGAGGCCCGGCCCGCCTCCGGCCCTCCCACGTCGGCCGCAGGCAACGGCGATCAGGGCAGATCCAGCACCCGGCAGCCCGCCCTCCGTCGCCCGGGCGCGTCGGCGATCAGGGCAGACCCACCGGCCGGTCGCCCGCCCCGCGTCCGCCGGGAACCTCGGCGCTCGGGGAAGACCCGGCGTCCGGCGGCCCGGCCCCGGTCCGGCGGGGGCATGGGCGATCGGGCCCGGCCGCTCCGTCTTCCCACGTCGGCCGGGACCTCGGCGAGCGGGGAGGGCCCGGCGCCCGGTAGCCGCCGCCCCGTCGGCGGGGCACGGCATCCGTAGTGGAGCGTTAGGGTGCCCGCTCCCTCCGGGCCACCCATAGCCGCCGGTCTTTTACGGGCCGGGGTGCGGTGTCAGGGGTGGGGCGAAGCCCCATCGCGAAGCGACGTCCCTGGAGCGAAGCGGAAGGGACGCCCTTGACACCGGACGCAGGCCCGCACACTCAGGAGTGGGGTGGCCCGGGGGGAGCCCCAACGACACGGCCACTCCCCTCACCGACACCCCCGTACACCGGCCCACCCCACGCACCACCGCCACCCCGACGCCGTACCCCCGCACCCGCCCCGCACTGACACGACGTACCAGCTCAGCGGCCTGTAGCCCCCCGCGTTGTCACAGGAGGCGCATACCCTTGGGCGGGCGTGAGGGGAGATGGCGTGAGGGGAGATGGCGTGAGGGGAGATGGGGGGTCGGCGCGCCCTCGGGGCGCTCGCTCGGGCGGGTATTCCGGGTGCCGGTCCCCCCGGACTGCGGTGTCTCGCGGGCCCGCTGCGCGGAGGCCGGGTGTGCCGAGACGCGGGGACAGGGACGCCCGGTGCGCCGAGACACGGAAACACGGACGCCCGGTGTGCCGAGACGCGGGGACAGGGACGCCCGGTGCGCCGAGACGCGGGGACACGGACGCACGGTGCGCCGAGACACGGAAACACGGACGCCCATTGCGTGAAGCGCGGCAGCGCGGGTTCAGACGGCGACACTTGGGCCGGGGTAGGCCGGTGGCGCCCCGGCGTTGAGAGCGTTGCTCTGGTGCCCTGGGCTGCCGAGTCGTTCCGGCTGCCCGTCCCTGGAGGTCTTCCGTGTACGTCGTCAACGTCTGTGTCGCCCTGCGGCGCCGTGATCAGTGGCTGTTGATCGTCCGCCACCCCGACCTGGGCCACGCCGGTGGGACCCTCGCCGTCCCCGGCGGCAAAGTAGAGGCGGCCGCCGGCCCATCCGACAGTGACGACGTCCTCGAAGCCACCGCCCGGCGCGAGACAGCCGAAGAGGTCGGCGTCGATCTCACCGGCGTCCCGCTCCACTACGCGGAGAGCACCTTCTTCGTCTCCGACACCGGCAACCCCGTCGTGAACGTCCTCTTCGCCGCCCACCTCCCCGAGAACGCAGCCCCCCACCCCGCCGCACCGGCCGAGGTATCCGAGGTCCTGTGGCGTACGCAGCCGGAAGTCGAGGCCACCGCGGGCTGCCCGCCCTGGACCGTGCAGAACATTCGCCGGGCGGCGGCAGCCCTGGGTCCCGCCCAGCCGCTGTGAGGCCACACCGGCTGTCCCGCTCACACCCGCCCCAGGTCTCCGGCCGATTCATGCCTCTGGCCCGGGTCCCCGTCAGCGGTCGGCGTACTCCCCCAGGACGACCACCGACACCACCGCACCGCCGAATGCCGTGACCGCGCGCCACGCCGTGTGCAGGTGGTGCCTCGTCGCACGCACGGCCACCGTCGCGATGTGCGGGCTGTCGGGCTGCGGGGCGTCGGTGGCCCGCCGGCTGTCTGCCCCGCGCGGCGGGGCGATGGAAGCGCTGCTCATGTTTCCAGCGTGCCGCGGATCACCTGCGAAAACCTCGGCCCGCGGGCGGAACCCCACCGCCCCGGATCTACGACCCAAGGGCCAGCCGCACCCCTACGGAAGTCTCAGGGTTCCCCCGACTTCCTCGTCCCGCGCCTCCTGCGGCACCCGCGTCGGCTCCAGCGTCGCCCGTACGGTCTTGCCGACGCATTCGCGCGGGAACCACGACAGCTCCGCCCCCAGCCCCCGCGCCAGGAACAGCCCCCTCCCCCGCTCGTCCTCCGGCCCCGGCGGCGATGCCTCCGGCCTCCGCGGCGGCTGCGTCGTCTGGGGGTCCGATACGTCGATCACCAGCGAACCGTCCTCCCGTACGGCCAGCCGCACCCGCACCCGGCGCCCGACCTGCCGCCCGTACTGGATCGCGTTCGTCACCAACTCCGACACCACCAGCGCCGCGTCCTGCGCATCCCCACCCCACCACCGTCCCCGTGCGCGATTCGAAAGACCCCCGCGGCCCGCGCCTGGCCTTCACCCCCGCCGCATGGGACGCCTTCGTCGCCGCCGTCAAGCGCGAGGAGTTCCCCGGCCGCTAGCCGCCGGGGGCGATGCCCCCGGTGAAATTCGTTGGACCGGCCCGCCCCCCGGCCCGTAAGCTCGCGCGTCTGCCCCCGCCTCACCGGCTGTTTTCGCGCGCCGGGAGTGCCGCCTGCCGGTCGGAAACCGGCGGCCTACGCCACGCCCGTGACCGGGCCGCCAGCCGCCGGAGGCTTGTACCACCATGTCCGACCCCACCGCTACCACCACCGGGACGACCCCCGCCCCCCTCCTCCGCGAGCGCGCCCACCTCGCCGCGTCCCGTAGCGCCCTGCGTGACATGCGCGCCGACGCCGAGGCGCTGGACATCGCCGACGTGACCGCGAACTGGGTCAACGCCGAGGTCCTCCAGTCCGAGATCGACCTGCGGATCAAGGCTCTCGCCGACCTCGCCGACACCCCGCTCTTCTTCGGGCGCCTCGACTACTCCCACGCCCCCGGCGCGGAGATGGCCGAAGGGGACCCCGGGGAGAACTTCTACATCGGGCGGCGGCACGTGCACGACGCCGACGGGGACCCGATGGTGATCGACTGGCGGGCGCCGGTCTCGCAGCCGTTCTACCGGGCGTCGAAGAAGGACCCCATGGACGTCTCCCTCCGCCGCCGGTTCGGGTACGACCGCGGGGAGATCACGGCGTACGAGGACGAGCATCTGACCGACCCGGCCGAGGCGGCGAAGTCGAGCGCCCTCCTCCAGCGGGAGATCGAGCGGCCGCGCGTCGGGCCGATGCGGGACATCGTGGCGACGATCCAGCCCGAGCAGGACGAGATCGTCCGGGCGGAGATCGGCGGGACCGTGTGCGTGCAGGGGGCGCCGGGGACGGGGAAGACGGCGGTGGGGCTGCACCGGGTTGCGTATCTGCTGTACGCGCACCGGGAGCGGCTGGCGCGTACGGGGACGCTGGTGATCGGGCCGAACGACTCCTTCCTGCGGTACATCGAGCAGGTGCTGCCGACGCTGGGCGAGCTGGACGTCAAGCAGGCGACGGTGGCCGAGCTGGTCGCGCACGTGGAGGTGCGCGGGGCCGATCCGGCGCCGGTGGCGCGGCTCAAGGGCGACGCGCGGATGGCGGAGGTGCTGCGGCGGGCGGTGCGGGCCGGGGTGACGATGCCGGTGGAGCCGGTCGTGGTGGTGCGCGGGTCGCGGCGGTGGCGGGTGCCCGCGTACGAGGTGGAGGAGCTGGTACGGGAGCTGCTCGCGCGGGACATCCGCTACGGCTCGGCGCGGGAGGCGCTGCCGCAGCGGATCGCGCACGCCGTGCTCGTCCGGATGGAGCGGGCCGGTGAGGCGCCGGACGACCGGGTGCAGGACGCGGTGGCGCGGAACGCGGTGGTGAAGGCGGCGGTCAAGGAGATCTGGCCGGCGGTGGATCCGGTGAAGCTGGTGCTGCGGCTGCTGTCGGATGCCGACTTCCTTGCCGCGCACGCGGAGGGGGTTCTCGACGCGGACGAGCAGCGGCTGCTCCTGTGGGAGAAGGCGCCGCGGGGGGTGCGGTCGGCGCGGTGGTCGGCGGCGGACGCGGTGCTGATCGACGAGGCGCGGGACGTGGTGGAGCGGACGCCGTCGCTGGGGCACGTGGTGCTGGACGAGGCGCAGGACCTGTCGCCGATGCAGTACCGGGCGGTGGGGCGGCGGTGTTCGACCGGATCGGCGACCGTCCTGGGGGACATCGCGCAGGGGACGACGCCGTGGGCGACGGAGAGCTGGGCGGTCGCCCTCGCGCACCTGGGGAAGCCGGACGCGGCGGTGGAGGAGCTGACGCAGGGCTTCCGGGTGCCGCGGGAGGTCATCGCGTACGCGTCGCGGCTGCTGCCGTCGATCGCGCCGGGGCTGGCGGAGGCGACGTCGATCCGCGAGTCGGCGGGGGACCTGGCGGTACGGGCGCTGCCGCGGGCGGCGCTGGACGGCTCGGTGGCGGAGGCGTGCGGGTCGGTGCTGCGGAGCCGGGAGGGCTCGGTGGGGCTGATCGCGGCGGACGGGCGGGTGGCCGCGCTGGGGGCAGCGCTGGCGGCGGCGGGGCTGCCGTTCCTGGCGCCGGGTGAGGAGACGACGTCGGAGGCGCGGCTGACGCTGGTGCCCGCGTCGCTGGCGAAGGGCCTGGAGTACGACTACGTCGTCCTGGACGACCCGGCGACGATCGTCGCGGCGGAGCCGGACGTACGGACGGGGCTGCGGCGGCTGTACGTCTGCCTGACGCGGGCGGTGTCGGGGCTGACGGTGCTGCACGCGGAGCCGCTGCCGGCGGAGCTGGCGGCGTGAGGGCGCCGTAGCCC from Streptomyces sp. CMB-StM0423 includes the following:
- a CDS encoding HelD family protein, which codes for MSDPTATTTGTTPAPLLRERAHLAASRSALRDMRADAEALDIADVTANWVNAEVLQSEIDLRIKALADLADTPLFFGRLDYSHAPGAEMAEGDPGENFYIGRRHVHDADGDPMVIDWRAPVSQPFYRASKKDPMDVSLRRRFGYDRGEITAYEDEHLTDPAEAAKSSALLQREIERPRVGPMRDIVATIQPEQDEIVRAEIGGTVCVQGAPGTGKTAVGLHRVAYLLYAHRERLARTGTLVIGPNDSFLRYIEQVLPTLGELDVKQATVAELVAHVEVRGADPAPVARLKGDARMAEVLRRAVRAGVTMPVEPVVVVRGSRRWRVPAYEVEELVRELLARDIRYGSAREALPQRIAHAVLVRMERAGEAPDDRVQDAVARNAVVKAAVKEIWPAVDPVKLVLRLLSDADFLAAHAEGVLDADEQRLLLWEKAPRGVRSARWSAADAVLIDEARDVVERTPSLGHVVLDEAQDLSPMQYRAVGRRCSTGSATVLGDIAQGTTPWATESWAVALAHLGKPDAAVEELTQGFRVPREVIAYASRLLPSIAPGLAEATSIRESAGDLAVRALPRAALDGSVAEACGSVLRSREGSVGLIAADGRVAALGAALAAAGLPFLAPGEETTSEARLTLVPASLAKGLEYDYVVLDDPATIVAAEPDVRTGLRRLYVCLTRAVSGLTVLHAEPLPAELAA